A portion of the Roseovarius sp. SCSIO 43702 genome contains these proteins:
- a CDS encoding CaiB/BaiF CoA-transferase family protein — protein sequence MSAPLDGLKVVELARILAGPWAGQTLADLGAEVIKVEAPAGDDTRKWGPPFIEREGDRTAAYFHSCNRGKTSVAIDFRTEEGQAELRALIREADVVIENFKVGGLAKYGLDYDSVKEINPRLVYCSITGFGQDGPYAHRAGYDYIIQGMSGLMSITGDPDGQPQKVGVAVTDVFTGVYATTAILAALHQRERTGKGQQIDMSLLDVAVAVTANQALNYLSTGRAPQRLGNFHPNLSPYQVFACEDGHIIIAVGNDAQYRRLCGLLGVDALADAPEFATNADRVENRERLNVLLEERTRQFSKEALLAACEAEGVPAGPINEMDEVFADPQVVARGMQIAPEGVPGVRAPITFSDAELKLDRASPKLGKG from the coding sequence ATGAGCGCGCCTCTCGACGGTTTGAAGGTTGTCGAACTGGCCCGTATCCTGGCCGGTCCCTGGGCCGGTCAGACCCTGGCCGATCTCGGCGCCGAGGTGATCAAGGTGGAGGCCCCGGCCGGTGACGACACGCGCAAGTGGGGACCCCCCTTCATCGAGCGCGAGGGCGACCGGACGGCTGCCTATTTCCATTCCTGCAATCGCGGAAAGACGAGCGTCGCCATCGACTTTCGCACCGAGGAAGGTCAGGCCGAACTCCGCGCCCTGATCCGCGAGGCGGACGTGGTCATCGAGAACTTCAAGGTGGGTGGTCTCGCCAAATACGGGCTCGACTATGACAGCGTGAAGGAGATCAACCCGCGCCTCGTCTATTGCTCGATCACCGGGTTCGGACAGGACGGGCCTTATGCGCATCGCGCGGGCTATGACTATATCATCCAGGGCATGTCGGGGCTCATGTCGATCACCGGCGATCCCGATGGCCAGCCCCAGAAAGTGGGCGTGGCCGTGACGGATGTGTTCACCGGCGTCTACGCGACCACCGCGATCCTCGCCGCGCTGCACCAGCGGGAGCGCACGGGCAAGGGCCAGCAGATCGACATGTCGCTTCTGGACGTGGCCGTGGCCGTGACGGCGAACCAGGCGCTGAACTATCTCTCGACGGGCCGGGCGCCGCAGAGACTGGGCAATTTCCATCCCAATCTCAGCCCCTACCAGGTCTTTGCCTGCGAGGATGGCCACATCATCATCGCCGTGGGTAACGATGCCCAATACCGGCGCCTTTGCGGGCTCTTGGGGGTCGACGCGCTTGCCGATGCGCCCGAGTTCGCGACCAATGCCGACCGCGTGGAGAACCGCGAGCGGCTCAACGTGCTTCTGGAGGAGCGCACGCGGCAATTCTCGAAGGAGGCGCTTCTGGCCGCCTGTGAGGCCGAGGGCGTGCCCGCGGGGCCGATCAACGAGATGGACGAGGTATTCGCCGATCCGCAGGTCGTGGCGCGGGGGATGCAGATCGCGCCCGAGGGTGTGCCGGGCGTGCGCGCGCCTATCACCTTTTCGGATGCGGAACTGAAGCTCGATCGGGCGTCCCCGAAACTGGGCAAGGGGTAG
- the ctaD gene encoding cytochrome c oxidase subunit I — MTETTIPDHRDTPAGEGQAAEPSGTYPPTEEMLDAPVDPAEREAREGRLRKAWEVPKGWRYWSEVNNTDVGIWYSFAALGFMLCAGVLALLIRVQLAVPENDFLSADRFNQFFTMHGSAMMFLFAVPMFEAISILVLPAVLGARDLPFPRLSAFGFWSFLIGGSFVLGSILFDASPKSGWFMYPPLATEQEGVGPDIWLLGLSFIEIASIAAAVELIVGVVKTRPPGMRINIMPLYGWYVLVVGVMILFAFPPLIAGDFLFELQRSLDWPFFDPDRGGDPILWQHLFWIFGHPEVYIVFLPAIAVAAMVVPTAAQRPIVGYSWIVLSAVGVGFLSFGLWVHHMFTTGLPSLSLGFFSAASEAVVIPTGVQIFAFVATLMVGRVKMILPMLWIAGALAIFTIGGLTGVMVALAPFDWQVHDTYFIVAHLHYTLFGGLVFPIIGGVYYFYPFFAKRMMSDRLGKIAFWLTFSGFNICFLPMHLTGLLGMPRRVATYSSEMEWGWLNMISSVGSFIIAAGILVFVWDLIRPKRHEPLSERNPWDAGTLEWSHDIPEENWGVRSVPYVTSRYPLWEDHKFMERLDGGRFYMPDAPGLKRETMVTSAVDALPQAVVPITGPAWCTLWAAAFTGGAFILPVFKFYMLAAMSGAVAVGFIIYWLWTATAQVPKAPDRDVGLGLRLPVYVSGWRAPGWWAMFITMLGDATAFASIVFGVFFFWTARPDFPPEGTSHADAVWVTVSAVGFVLAWGATVAARGLNRRERRGAARALLVAAVVATLGAAGAMGLALWLPGLEPASHAYPAMMYALGVWVGAHSAVAVIMLLYCLAGSLAGKLTPRYDADLCNVTLFWHFLCLTGLVTALMMGVFPRLVS, encoded by the coding sequence ATGACCGAGACGACGATACCGGACCATCGCGACACCCCAGCCGGGGAGGGGCAGGCCGCCGAGCCCTCGGGGACCTATCCGCCCACCGAGGAGATGCTCGATGCGCCGGTCGATCCGGCGGAGCGGGAGGCGCGGGAGGGGCGGCTCAGGAAGGCGTGGGAAGTACCGAAGGGCTGGCGCTACTGGTCCGAGGTGAACAATACGGATGTCGGTATCTGGTACTCGTTCGCGGCGCTGGGATTCATGCTTTGCGCGGGTGTCCTGGCGCTGTTGATACGGGTGCAGCTCGCCGTGCCCGAAAACGATTTCCTGAGTGCCGACCGCTTCAACCAGTTCTTCACGATGCACGGCTCGGCGATGATGTTCCTCTTCGCCGTGCCGATGTTCGAGGCGATCTCGATCCTGGTCCTGCCGGCCGTGCTCGGAGCGCGTGACTTGCCGTTTCCCCGTCTCTCGGCCTTCGGCTTCTGGTCGTTCCTGATCGGCGGGTCGTTCGTGTTGGGTTCGATCCTGTTCGATGCCTCGCCCAAGTCGGGGTGGTTCATGTATCCCCCCCTCGCCACCGAGCAGGAGGGGGTGGGGCCGGATATCTGGCTTCTGGGTCTTTCCTTCATCGAAATCGCGTCGATCGCCGCGGCGGTCGAACTGATCGTGGGCGTCGTCAAGACGCGGCCACCCGGCATGCGGATCAACATCATGCCGCTTTACGGATGGTACGTGCTGGTCGTGGGGGTGATGATCCTCTTCGCTTTCCCGCCGCTCATCGCCGGTGATTTCCTGTTCGAACTCCAGCGCTCGCTCGACTGGCCCTTCTTCGATCCGGACCGGGGCGGAGACCCGATCCTGTGGCAGCACCTTTTCTGGATCTTCGGACACCCGGAGGTCTATATCGTCTTCCTGCCCGCGATCGCCGTTGCCGCCATGGTGGTGCCCACGGCCGCGCAGAGACCGATCGTCGGGTATTCGTGGATCGTGCTGTCGGCGGTGGGCGTGGGGTTCCTGAGTTTCGGCCTCTGGGTGCATCATATGTTCACGACCGGCCTGCCCTCGCTCTCGCTGGGCTTCTTCTCGGCGGCGAGCGAGGCGGTGGTGATCCCGACCGGCGTGCAGATATTCGCCTTCGTCGCGACGCTCATGGTCGGGCGGGTCAAGATGATCCTGCCGATGCTCTGGATCGCGGGCGCCCTTGCGATCTTCACCATCGGCGGCTTGACGGGCGTCATGGTCGCGCTCGCGCCGTTCGACTGGCAGGTGCACGACACCTATTTCATCGTGGCACACCTGCATTACACGCTCTTCGGCGGGCTGGTCTTTCCGATCATCGGCGGGGTCTATTACTTCTACCCGTTCTTCGCCAAGCGGATGATGTCGGACCGTCTGGGGAAAATCGCGTTCTGGCTGACCTTTTCCGGCTTCAACATCTGTTTCCTGCCCATGCACCTCACGGGGCTTCTGGGGATGCCGCGCCGTGTCGCCACCTATTCGAGCGAGATGGAGTGGGGCTGGCTCAACATGATTTCCTCCGTGGGCAGCTTCATCATTGCCGCCGGCATCCTCGTCTTCGTGTGGGACCTGATCCGGCCCAAGCGGCATGAGCCGCTGAGCGAGCGCAACCCCTGGGACGCCGGAACGCTTGAATGGTCGCATGACATTCCCGAAGAGAACTGGGGCGTGCGGAGCGTGCCCTACGTCACCTCCCGCTATCCGCTGTGGGAGGATCACAAGTTCATGGAGCGGCTAGACGGCGGGCGGTTCTACATGCCCGATGCGCCGGGGCTGAAGCGCGAGACCATGGTGACCTCGGCGGTGGATGCCTTGCCACAGGCGGTGGTGCCGATCACCGGTCCGGCGTGGTGCACGCTCTGGGCGGCCGCGTTCACCGGGGGGGCGTTCATCCTCCCGGTCTTCAAGTTCTACATGCTGGCCGCGATGTCGGGGGCCGTTGCCGTGGGGTTCATCATCTACTGGCTCTGGACCGCGACGGCGCAGGTTCCCAAGGCGCCGGATCGCGACGTGGGGCTGGGCCTGCGCCTGCCGGTCTATGTCTCGGGCTGGCGCGCGCCGGGATGGTGGGCGATGTTCATCACCATGCTGGGCGACGCGACGGCCTTTGCCAGCATCGTGTTCGGCGTGTTCTTCTTCTGGACGGCGCGGCCCGATTTTCCGCCCGAGGGCACGTCCCATGCCGACGCGGTGTGGGTGACGGTGTCGGCGGTCGGGTTCGTGCTGGCCTGGGGCGCGACGGTGGCGGCACGCGGGTTGAACCGGCGCGAACGGCGGGGCGCCGCGCGCGCCTTGCTGGTCGCTGCGGTGGTGGCGACGCTGGGGGCGGCGGGGGCGATGGGCCTCGCGCTGTGGCTGCCGGGGCTGGAGCCCGCGAGCCATGCCTATCCGGCGATGATGTATGCGCTGGGTGTGTGGGTCGGCGCGCATTCGGCCGTGGCGGTCATCATGCTTCTCTACTGCCTTGCGGGCAGCTTGGCGGGCAAGCTCACGCCGCGATACGACGCGGACCTGTGCAACGTGACCCTTTTCTGGCATTTCCTGTGCCTCACCGGCCTTGTCACCGCGCTGATGATGGGTGTCTTCCCGAGGCTCGTGTCATGA
- a CDS encoding cytochrome c oxidase assembly protein, producing the protein MRRFAAYGAAMTFAALYLPPWEAWLGEFAGHMLRHMGLVAVAAPLVVLAAPGLARRVGLPVMLGVLIEFVIVWFWHLPGLHGPARLSLWVAVVEQASFFAAGWAVWASALTAREPLLGAGGLFVTSMHMTLLGALLILAPNDLYAEICGRAPNLTGQQLGGMLMLGIGTPIYLFGALALARSSLREDANETA; encoded by the coding sequence ATGAGGAGGTTCGCGGCATATGGCGCGGCGATGACCTTCGCGGCCCTCTACCTTCCGCCGTGGGAGGCGTGGCTGGGCGAGTTCGCCGGGCACATGCTGCGGCACATGGGTCTTGTCGCCGTCGCCGCGCCGCTCGTGGTGCTGGCTGCGCCGGGGCTTGCGCGGCGGGTCGGACTCCCGGTCATGCTGGGCGTGCTGATCGAGTTCGTCATCGTCTGGTTCTGGCACCTGCCGGGGCTGCACGGGCCGGCGCGGCTTTCGCTCTGGGTCGCGGTGGTCGAGCAGGCGAGCTTTTTCGCGGCCGGATGGGCCGTCTGGGCCAGTGCGCTCACCGCGCGCGAGCCGCTCCTCGGCGCCGGCGGGCTGTTCGTGACGTCGATGCACATGACGCTTCTGGGGGCCTTGCTGATCCTAGCGCCGAACGATCTCTATGCCGAGATCTGCGGGCGGGCGCCGAACCTGACCGGGCAGCAACTGGGCGGCATGCTGATGCTGGGAATCGGTACGCCGATCTACCTCTT
- a CDS encoding aminotransferase class V-fold PLP-dependent enzyme has protein sequence MIRTRPDLVSAIRDRFAHVDACPFQGPRIFFENAGGALTLNSVVETSARFAAIPDNQGRDNAASHALVDIITRAKADMATLMNASSGQFFVGESGTELLFRLIRTACVNAPSGGRVIGSSIEHPASRSAARRWAGIAGLPYIDVGHDDPTGQVTPDHYRAHMTPDVAVATILHASPVTGIGMDVAGIAAAIREVAPEAFIIVDGIQHAAHGRIDIDAYGIDGYAISPYKMFSRHGFGVAWISDRMTALPHDMLAGAPETGWEFGTRDTGSYATMSDVVAYLDWLGGEVSDATDRRARIEAAGAAIHDYETHLTRAMIHGTGNLPGLADLPGVTILGGADNPAREGLVCISVEGHASADIVRRLGEQGIRTHTRKADHYSGNILDPLGLSDAVRISLCHYNTEAEVAALLTALREMLD, from the coding sequence ATGATTCGCACCCGCCCCGATCTCGTCTCCGCCATTCGTGACCGTTTCGCGCATGTCGATGCCTGTCCCTTCCAGGGCCCGCGCATCTTCTTCGAGAACGCGGGCGGCGCGCTCACGCTCAACTCGGTGGTGGAAACCTCCGCCCGCTTCGCCGCGATCCCCGACAACCAGGGGCGCGACAACGCGGCAAGCCATGCGCTCGTCGATATCATCACCCGCGCCAAGGCTGACATGGCCACGCTGATGAACGCCTCATCGGGTCAGTTCTTCGTGGGCGAAAGCGGCACCGAGCTACTCTTTCGCCTGATCCGCACGGCCTGTGTGAACGCACCGTCGGGCGGACGGGTCATCGGCTCGTCCATCGAACATCCCGCCAGCCGCTCGGCCGCGCGCCGCTGGGCCGGGATCGCGGGGCTGCCATATATCGACGTGGGCCATGATGACCCCACGGGACAGGTCACGCCCGATCACTACCGCGCGCATATGACACCGGACGTGGCGGTGGCGACGATCCTGCACGCCTCGCCCGTGACCGGCATCGGCATGGACGTGGCCGGCATCGCCGCAGCCATCCGCGAGGTAGCGCCCGAGGCCTTCATCATCGTCGACGGCATCCAGCACGCGGCGCATGGCCGGATCGACATCGACGCCTACGGCATCGACGGCTACGCGATCTCGCCCTACAAGATGTTCTCGCGCCATGGCTTCGGGGTCGCCTGGATCTCGGACCGGATGACCGCGCTCCCCCACGACATGCTGGCCGGTGCCCCCGAAACCGGCTGGGAGTTCGGGACACGCGACACCGGCAGCTACGCCACCATGTCCGACGTGGTCGCCTACCTCGACTGGCTGGGCGGCGAGGTCTCCGACGCCACCGACCGCCGCGCCCGGATCGAGGCGGCAGGCGCGGCGATCCACGACTACGAGACGCATCTCACCCGCGCCATGATCCACGGCACCGGGAACCTCCCGGGGCTCGCCGACCTGCCCGGCGTCACGATCCTCGGCGGCGCCGACAATCCCGCGCGCGAAGGACTGGTCTGCATCTCGGTCGAGGGTCACGCCTCGGCCGATATCGTGCGCCGGCTGGGCGAGCAGGGCATCCGCACCCACACGCGCAAGGCCGACCACTATTCGGGCAACATCCTCGATCCGCTGGGGCTTTCGGATGCCGTGCGCATCTCGCTTTGCCATTACAACACCGAGGCCGAGGTCGCGGCGCTTCTCACCGCCCTGCGCGAGATGCTCGACTGA
- a CDS encoding cytochrome c oxidase subunit II, whose product MRRAAAALTILPLGGCEGVQSVLDPAGRDAQVLSDLFWVMLIGAVILWVALNGLIFFVTRIAPQPLSRKGAEALIIGGGIVFPTVVLAGLLIYALSEMPKQRAEGEGLTLRVTGHQYWWRVEYWPDGAEAPVVSANEVRLPTGQRSEIKLNAERVIHSFWIPTLGGKTDMIPGRETRMSLEPEKPGVYRGQCTEFCGESHAYMAFGAVVMTPEAFDDWLAREARDAMTPETETERRGREVFLAEGCGGCHRVRGTAASGNVGPDLTHLAGRTTLAAGILPMSHAALRDWIADPAAFKPGVEMPAYDHLAERDLDALATYLMSLE is encoded by the coding sequence TTGAGACGAGCGGCGGCGGCGTTGACGATCCTGCCGCTTGGCGGCTGCGAGGGGGTCCAGTCGGTCCTCGACCCGGCGGGGCGCGATGCGCAGGTGCTTTCCGACCTGTTCTGGGTGATGCTGATCGGCGCCGTGATTCTCTGGGTGGCGCTCAACGGGCTGATCTTTTTCGTCACCAGGATCGCACCGCAGCCGCTGAGCCGGAAGGGCGCGGAGGCGCTCATCATCGGGGGCGGCATCGTGTTCCCGACGGTCGTGCTTGCGGGTCTCCTGATCTATGCGCTGTCGGAGATGCCGAAGCAGCGGGCGGAGGGCGAAGGGCTGACGCTGCGGGTGACGGGGCATCAATACTGGTGGCGGGTGGAATACTGGCCCGACGGAGCCGAAGCGCCGGTTGTGTCGGCGAACGAGGTGCGCCTTCCGACCGGGCAGCGGAGCGAGATCAAGCTGAATGCCGAGCGGGTGATCCATTCATTCTGGATCCCGACGCTGGGCGGCAAGACGGACATGATCCCGGGGCGCGAGACGCGGATGTCGCTCGAACCCGAGAAACCCGGTGTCTATCGCGGCCAGTGCACCGAGTTCTGCGGCGAGAGCCATGCCTACATGGCATTCGGGGCCGTCGTCATGACGCCCGAGGCCTTCGATGACTGGCTGGCACGGGAGGCGCGCGATGCGATGACGCCCGAGACCGAGACGGAACGCCGGGGCCGCGAGGTCTTCCTGGCGGAGGGGTGCGGCGGATGTCACCGGGTCCGGGGAACGGCGGCGAGCGGAAATGTCGGGCCGGACCTCACCCACCTTGCGGGGCGCACCACGCTCGCGGCGGGTATTCTGCCGATGAGCCACGCGGCGCTGCGTGACTGGATCGCCGATCCCGCGGCGTTCAAGCCCGGCGTCGAGATGCCCGCTTATGATCACCTTGCCGAGCGCGACCTGGACGCCCTCGCCACCTACCTGATGAGCCTGGAATGA
- a CDS encoding DsbA family protein, which translates to MNRLLIAGAAAIALIAGAVWWMTQSRVPEGDPTAQTEEAAWEDIDTSGIVEMTMGPEDAEVTVTEYASFTCPHCADFHETQFKKLKSEYIDEGKIRFVYRDVYFDQLGLWASMVARCGGEEKFFGIADMIYDQQRDWIGEGDPVQAGDALRKIGRAAGLDAETVNACLENEEQARTLVAWFRQHAEADDIDSTPTILINGEKYGNMSYSDLSRLIDEKLAE; encoded by the coding sequence ATGAACAGACTACTCATCGCCGGAGCTGCGGCCATTGCCCTGATCGCGGGTGCCGTATGGTGGATGACGCAGAGCCGCGTGCCCGAGGGCGACCCCACGGCGCAGACCGAGGAGGCGGCGTGGGAGGATATCGACACGTCGGGTATCGTCGAGATGACGATGGGGCCGGAAGACGCCGAGGTCACGGTGACGGAATATGCCTCGTTCACCTGCCCGCATTGCGCGGATTTCCACGAGACCCAGTTCAAGAAGCTGAAGTCGGAATATATCGACGAGGGCAAGATACGCTTCGTCTATCGCGACGTGTATTTCGATCAGCTGGGCCTCTGGGCGTCGATGGTGGCGCGGTGCGGCGGAGAAGAGAAGTTCTTCGGCATCGCGGACATGATCTATGACCAGCAGCGGGATTGGATCGGAGAGGGCGACCCGGTGCAGGCGGGTGATGCGCTGCGCAAGATCGGCCGGGCCGCGGGGCTCGATGCCGAGACGGTGAATGCCTGTCTCGAGAACGAGGAGCAGGCGCGGACGCTCGTTGCATGGTTCCGCCAGCACGCGGAAGCGGACGACATCGATTCGACGCCCACGATCCTCATCAACGGCGAGAAATACGGCAACATGAGCTATTCGGACCTGAGCCGCCTGATCGACGAGAAGCTTGCGGAATGA
- a CDS encoding SDR family NAD(P)-dependent oxidoreductase, giving the protein MDRQQIAFDFSDRVAVVTGAGGGMGLALATIILEAGGSVIAIDLKPSPDALTAHDARLAFFEGDLRDENFVRAAIDEGAARFGRLDYLANVAGVLWFDRDVSLLDIDMGVWDEVFGITLKSMVHTARAAVPHMRKTGGGAMVHFSTVQCLRGDPKPQDAYSTAKAGVAALSRSLAMQLARDGIRSNTVYPGSVATPMQARWDSDEKLAEAGSFAPLGRVARPDEVARAAAFLLSDGASYITGADLVVDGGLLLK; this is encoded by the coding sequence ATGGACCGCCAGCAGATCGCTTTCGATTTCTCGGACCGCGTGGCCGTCGTGACCGGGGCGGGCGGAGGCATGGGCCTTGCGCTTGCCACGATCATTCTCGAGGCGGGGGGGAGCGTGATCGCGATCGACCTGAAGCCCAGTCCCGACGCGCTGACGGCGCATGATGCGCGGCTGGCCTTCTTCGAGGGCGACTTGCGCGACGAGAACTTCGTGCGCGCCGCCATCGACGAGGGGGCGGCGCGGTTCGGGCGGCTCGATTATCTCGCGAACGTGGCGGGGGTGCTCTGGTTCGATCGGGATGTGAGCCTGCTCGACATCGACATGGGTGTCTGGGACGAGGTTTTCGGGATCACGCTGAAATCCATGGTCCACACCGCGCGCGCGGCGGTGCCGCATATGCGCAAGACCGGCGGCGGCGCGATGGTGCATTTCTCGACCGTGCAATGCCTGCGGGGCGATCCCAAGCCACAGGATGCCTATTCGACCGCCAAGGCCGGGGTGGCGGCGCTGTCGCGGTCACTGGCCATGCAGCTCGCGCGGGACGGGATCCGGTCGAATACCGTCTATCCCGGCTCGGTCGCGACACCCATGCAGGCGCGGTGGGACAGCGACGAGAAGCTTGCCGAGGCGGGCAGCTTCGCCCCGCTCGGCCGGGTGGCACGTCCCGACGAGGTGGCCCGCGCGGCGGCCTTCCTCCTTTCGGACGGGGCCTCCTATATCACCGGGGCGGACCTGGTGGTCGATGGCGGGCTCTTGCTGAAATGA
- a CDS encoding exopolysaccharide biosynthesis protein: MSAGATKKQGQHAADDGPLLEIMDELESLTSQDEVSFGDVLDRLGDHGLLPLVLIPALICATPLSGIPGVSMICGVMIAILSFELLFRFRRAWLPGFVTRRSIKGRKLRDGLETAEPYVRWIERRTKDRMTFLFHRPMIWVPQGLCVVTGAAMPFLEFIPFSSSLCAIAVCFLVMAMLTEDGVFFLIALLPYGAVFYLIYRVVT, translated from the coding sequence ATGAGCGCGGGTGCCACGAAGAAGCAGGGACAGCACGCCGCGGATGATGGTCCGCTTCTGGAAATCATGGACGAGCTCGAATCGCTGACGTCGCAGGACGAGGTGTCGTTCGGGGACGTGCTCGACCGGCTTGGCGATCATGGGCTGCTTCCGCTCGTGCTGATTCCCGCGTTGATCTGTGCGACGCCCTTGTCGGGAATACCGGGCGTGTCCATGATCTGCGGCGTGATGATCGCGATCCTGTCCTTCGAGCTTCTGTTCCGGTTCCGGCGCGCCTGGCTGCCGGGGTTCGTGACGAGGCGTTCGATCAAGGGGCGCAAGCTCCGCGATGGGCTCGAGACGGCGGAGCCCTATGTGCGCTGGATCGAGCGGCGCACGAAGGACCGGATGACCTTCCTGTTCCACCGGCCGATGATCTGGGTGCCGCAGGGGCTTTGCGTCGTGACCGGCGCGGCCATGCCGTTCCTCGAATTCATTCCCTTCTCGTCCTCGCTATGCGCGATCGCGGTCTGCTTCCTCGTGATGGCCATGCTGACGGAGGACGGCGTCTTCTTCCTCATCGCCCTGTTACCATACGGGGCCGTATTCTACCTGATCTACAGGGTGGTGACTTGA
- a CDS encoding TetR/AcrR family transcriptional regulator codes for MARPREFDPSKALNDIQKAFWMNGYHGTSMHDLEDATGLRKQSLYREFGNKDAMYERAMDLYINRDVADLAGALEGPGDASSRFRHFFDRVLEAPRAGDRSGCFLCNSAIDRAHEDEATAETAREGIAGTVSLFEDVLAASPPYDSDAAARHFTALTIASGYLGLRVMIRAGVPIDTLDEVADYLVASV; via the coding sequence ATGGCGCGACCCCGTGAATTCGATCCGTCGAAGGCGTTGAACGATATCCAGAAGGCGTTCTGGATGAATGGCTATCATGGCACCTCGATGCACGATCTCGAGGACGCCACCGGCCTGCGCAAACAGTCGCTCTACCGCGAATTCGGCAACAAGGACGCGATGTACGAGCGCGCGATGGACCTCTACATCAACCGCGACGTGGCCGACCTCGCGGGCGCGCTCGAAGGGCCGGGCGATGCGTCATCGCGGTTTCGACATTTCTTCGACCGCGTTCTCGAAGCGCCCCGTGCCGGTGACAGATCGGGCTGCTTCCTGTGCAATTCCGCCATCGACCGCGCACACGAGGACGAAGCGACCGCCGAAACCGCGCGCGAGGGTATCGCGGGCACGGTTTCGTTGTTCGAGGACGTGCTGGCCGCAAGTCCGCCCTACGATTCCGATGCCGCCGCGCGCCATTTCACCGCGCTGACCATCGCGTCGGGCTACCTGGGCCTGCGCGTCATGATCCGCGCGGGCGTGCCCATCGACACGCTGGACGAAGTCGCGGACTACCTCGTCGCCTCCGTCTGA
- a CDS encoding DUF721 domain-containing protein yields MNGQRSSRGFKRTSQLLQERIRRASESRGFAQSRLLTRWAEIAGAEVAGIARPVEVSYGRGGLGATLTLLTTGAQAPMLEMQKETLREKVNAVYGYNAISRIRITQTAPTGFAEGQVAFDPKPKAGPPVPAPEARSRATTLVGDVADDDLKRALDALGANILTRREH; encoded by the coding sequence ATGAACGGGCAGAGATCGTCACGCGGATTCAAGCGGACCTCGCAGCTTTTGCAGGAGCGCATCAGGCGCGCCTCGGAAAGCCGGGGGTTCGCGCAGTCGCGCCTGCTCACGCGCTGGGCCGAGATCGCGGGCGCGGAGGTGGCGGGAATCGCGCGGCCGGTCGAGGTGTCCTATGGCCGGGGCGGCCTGGGTGCGACGCTCACGCTGCTGACGACCGGGGCGCAGGCGCCGATGCTCGAGATGCAGAAGGAGACGCTGCGGGAGAAGGTGAACGCGGTCTATGGCTACAACGCCATTTCGCGCATCCGCATCACGCAGACCGCGCCCACGGGCTTTGCCGAGGGGCAGGTCGCCTTCGACCCCAAGCCGAAAGCCGGGCCGCCCGTTCCCGCCCCGGAAGCACGGAGCCGGGCCACGACGCTTGTTGGCGACGTCGCGGATGACGATCTCAAGCGTGCGCTCGACGCCCTGGGCGCCAATATCCTGACAAGACGAGAACACTGA